TCGCATGGCTCGTGGTATAGATCCATTCGCCCGGAGAGCGGAGACCTTTTGTGGCCCGGAACTGCTGTGTCATGCATGACGGACCCGCAGTGGCCGGACGGTTTCGAGTTCCAATTCGAGATCGGACGGGGGGACGAGACCGAGTCGCTCTCGTTTCTAACACGCGACGGTGTCGTCTCGAAGACAGAGCCTCGTCAAACGGAGCGAGCACTGGTGGACGTCGTTGATGTCGCAGACCGGTCCTTCGTCGTGCCCGACGCGAACTACGGGCTCGTCGGGGTCGCTTTGGCCCTGTCCGGTGGGGCCGACCATGTGACGATGACCGAGACGAGCGCTCGCGCCGCGAACTGCTGTCGGATAAACGCCGAGCGAAACGGACTATCGAATGCGACGGTCGAACTCGTCCCTTGGGAACCGGACGACCATCGGCGCTACGACGTGCTGGTGTTCGCGCCGAAGCGATACGCCCCGACGGTGGTCAACTGCAAACGACTGCTCCGAACACTCACGGTGGTCAGTCCGGAGGGAGCGTGCTACGTGGCGATACCGGATTCGGTGAACGCCGACCCGTACGTCGACACCCTCGAGGAGTGCTGTACCGACGTGCGTCGGGTCGAAACGCAACGGGAGTGCACGGTCTACCGGGCCGTTCGACCAGCGGAGTTCGACCCAAGCGACCCGGTCGAGGAACACGAGTTCCGTGCGACTGTCGGGGAGTACACATGTCGGTTCCTCACACAGCCGGGCCTGTTCTCGTGGCAGGACCTCGACGCTGGCACGGAACTGCTCCTCGAGACCCTCTCGGTCCCGGATGGCGCTCGCGTCCTCGACCTCGCGTGCGGTTACGGTGCGGTGGGTTCGTTCGTCGGGGCGCGGACCGACTGCGAGCTGTTCGCGAGCGACGACGACGTGCTGGCGAGCGCGTTCGCGCGGGAGAACTACCTCCGAAACGGCGTGTCCCCCGTCACGGTCGAAACGGCCGACTGCCTGGACGGCTTCGCCGACCAGACGTTCGACGTCGTCGTCTCGAACCCGCCCACTCACGCCGGGAAGGGCGTCACGATGAAACTTTTCGACGGCGTCCGGAACGTTCTGGACCCGGAGGGAGAGTTTTGGCTGGTCTACAACGACGTCATGTCCTACGAACGGACGCTTCGAGAGGAGTTCGGGTTCGACGTGACTATCGTCGCATCCAGAGAGTCCTTCAGCGTTGCTCGCGGGACACCGTGACTGGTATTGTGTATCCAGAGGTGTAGAGCGATCACTGGGACCAATTTGGGAGTGAGTATTACTCCTCAACGGAGGTACGCGAGAACGCCTGCTGGGCGCTGGGCTACGCACGCACTGACGTAGCGACAGACCGACTGAAGAACGTCAGACATCGGATTCCGAAGCGTTCGTCCGAGAGAGAGAGAGTCGCGTGCGTTTTTCATCATGATTCGCACCGATTCGATCTGAATGCCGGACGTTATTGATCTGTGAGGTGGAGGAGCATCATCTCGTTTGGAACGATTCGAAGCGGATTCAATGACTGGATTTCGAAAGCATCCCCGGTTTCGAGCGCTACAGTCTCCTCCTCTAGCTCACTCCTGTCAATCGTGCTCTGAAGGAATTCCAGCGATGGATCGAGTGCTTCCATAGAGTGACGGATGGTGTGATGGTGTTCAGCTACGTCGATCTCGACCGTGTCTTCCCCTTTGATCGATGGCGAACTGACGCCAGCGCTCACAGCGACCACCTTGCGCGTTGCGTCGCGCACGCGTACATTGGTACAGCCGTGCGCTTGAGCGTTGGGACTCCCTTTTCTGCCGACACCGTGTTTCAACTGGCCTAATTAGATACTGCCGCAAAGATCTACTAAACAGTAGGAATACTCAATTTCACTCGGGGAAGACAGTCAACGACGGAAAGTACGTGTCATAGAATGCATCGTCAAAGCTGATGAGTGCATCTGCATCAGCTACCGCGTGACCACCGATGACGAAATCCGCGGCAATGTGCTGGCGTGGCGCGAGTTCGCAACCACACTCCTCACATCGGACGGTTTGCTTCGTGCCACAGGACAGACATTGCAGCCCATCTGGTCGTCGGTCAGTATACTGTTGGAATTGTTCACCTGCTCGGAAGAGCGCGGCTGGAGACGGGTCTTCGAGCTGAATGCTGAAGTCCTCGAGAAACTGATCCAGCTCGGACGTCGTCTCGAAGTCACCATCCGCCGCAAGTTCTGCGTAGACGATGGATGGAATGACGACTTTGCCGTCCTGATAGGCGCTTCGGAGTGCATCCTCACTTGCGTCAGCATAGCCATCCTCATACAACAACGCAAGAAGTGCATTCGTATCAACCGACGTAATCAAGCCTCAGCCCTCGAGTCTCCGTCGTCATCGTCGTCGTTCACATCTCGTGGATACTCGCCGCGGAGTCGGCGCATTCGCTCAGGCATCGACGCTTCGCTCTCGGCACTTCCCCGGTATTTTTCAAACGGGTTCTCACCGTCTGCTGTCGTCGGCTCTTGTTTCTGAATCGTATAGCCAGCGTCGGTTTTCTCGAAGGCGAGTTCGTCGCCCGGTTCAATCCCGAGGGCGTCACGAATCTCCTTCGGAATCGTGACCTGACCTTTGGTAGTGACCCGAGGCATCTCAAGTAGAATTACGGAGTAATACGTAATCAGTATTACGGAGGTCAATATTCTCGTACACTTGACTGTTACGGGGGTCAATATTCTCGTACACTTGACTGCACGCTATTGAACGGACCATGTAGCGATGCAACTCACCAGAGAATAGACTATCAGCGAACACAAACGAGTTTTTTACCCCTGAGGGGTGCGGGCACTCGACTTCTCGGTGCCTCACGACCACAATGACGACACCACTTGCAAGACTCAAGACGACGAGTAGAGTCAGGAAACGTGCCCAGTAGGAAGCCTTCGAGTTCGAACTCCAAAACGGTGATGTGCGTGTGCGAAATGAGAGAGATAGACAGTGAGCGGTTCAGACCGCCCTTCCGTGATTCACTGGAATTCGTTCTCGATATATTCTCGTCCGAATGTTGGTCTCATTGCGGTAGGTTCACCTCGTAGTCAGCCGCCAGCTTCTGGAACCCGTCCCACTCCGGAAGACGGTCGTCGTCGACCTCTCTGTACGTCTCAAGGTAACGGAGCAAGGCGTCGATTTCGTCTTCGAGGTCATACTTCACCGACTGCTCTCGGAGATCCTCCTCGTCGACGTCGACGTGGCTGAGCAGGAGGAGACAGTACGAACGGTGACGGCTACCGTCGTCGATCCAGAGGGTGTGACAGCAGAGCTCCGTCGGCGAGACTGCGTCGAGTCCCTCGGAGTAGAAGTAGTATCGACGGCCGGTGAGCAGGAACTGGAGGTCGAAGGCCGCGAATCGAGCGAGGCCGGTTTCGTGGAACGCTTCCACGTCGATCTCCGTCTCGGTCTGGGCAAGGAATTCGTCGTAGTCCTCCCAGAGAATAGTACCCTTCGGTGCGACTGCTTCGAGGCGGTGGCGATGCAGATGGTGTGCGAGTTCACGGACGAACTCGTGGAGGCGGTCGAAGTCGGCGTTGAACTCGTAGTGGCCGTCGACGGTCCCGACGAGCCCCCGGTCGCGAAACCGCTTGAGGACCCGGTTGACCGTGTTGCGGTAGTTGTCGCTCCGGTCGGCAATCTCGGAGACAGTTCGCGGCTGGTCGAGGTAGTACAGCACCTCGAGCGTCTTGCCGGTCAGTAGCTCGGGGAAGTCGATGTGGGAGTGCTGGCGAACGAGGTCCTGGTAGAGTTCGACGGCACGAGCATCCGATGGGACTACTCGTTTTCGTCGCCCGTCGCGTTCCGTGTAGACGAGTCCCTTCTCGACGAGATCAGCGACGGCACGGGAGAGGTAGCTCTCGCTGTGGTCGAACTTTTCGCCAGTTCGGAGATCGTGTCGCCACGGTCGACCGTGGCGAGGACCTCGAGTTCGATACGTCGGAGCACGGTGTAACATAGCACAAAACTTACTTATAAAGAAGTTTCGAGTAGTGTTACAGCCAGCAGGCGCGGGAATCTAGTCCATCGTCTTAACCAACAAAACTATGGATGAAGAGTCCGTGTTGGTTAACACGGGAAGAGTCGATGTCCTACGAACCACCGTCCCCACCGGCAAACCTCCCCATGGAGGTCGTCGACGCCCTCAACGAATTCACATCGGAGCGTCTTCGGGACGTTGCTCGCTACGCCGAGGCGTTGGCCGAACACAAGGAGCGAGAAGCTCGTCTCGAGGAAGTGGAAGAGGAGGCGAACGACGCCGACGTTGAGGAGCGACCCGATGATCTTCCGGACGACGTGCCAGCGAAGGCAACGATTACGATTAAGGAAATCAATGATAACCGCTACTACTACTGGCAGTGGCGGGAAAGTGAGAAGGTAACCTCAAAATATAAAGGTCCAGTCGATCAAGACAGATAACCACGGATATTCATTCGTGATGACGGTTGCTAATGGTCGGCGAAAGTTTCAGCGCCACTAGAATCGTAGCAGACAATACTTCCAGAGAGTGAAAGTGGACGAGCTCGACTCGGAGAGGGAAGACCCCCACCCCACGTTTCCGACGTATCGGAGGACAGGTGAAAGATACTCGGTGTGGACTGGTAAACCCACACCCCCCACGTTTCCGTCGTTTCTTCGTAACAACGGAAGGGGGGACACGGACAGCCCTCGAATCAGTTTATTGTATATTTAGATCTCTATGTGATAAATCATGCTCAGGGACTAAAGTATATAGATTAAAGTAGGTAGGGTGAGAATAGACCACTAAGTTTACTTCGTTTCTAGATGGAACGACACTTGCTTCGTTTCATCGGCTGAAATAAAGGCTTTCGGGATCGTACATCCACCTACGGTTTTCTGGCGTTAGGTATCTTTCGTAAGGAATTTTCCACCCTGAACCATAGTTTCGACTGGCGGCCCCCCTCTTTCAGGAGTTACGACGGAAACGTGGGGTGTGTGGGTGGGAAACTCCGTCAACACTATCCCGCCGCCGTCATTCAAATTCCCGACTTACGTCGGAAACCCGGTGCTATTGTTGGGAAAATAATTATCGAACTTCACGCGTCGATGGTCGCAATATCGGCAAAAGAACGTCGGAAGCATGGGGTGGTTCAACCCACTAGTTTTATACGGCCACCGGTCACATCATCACCTATTCAATGACGTTCGATCCTTCATCCAACTCTGTTGATGACCCGCTCTTTGACTCCGGGCATCACATTTTCGCAAACAAAGACCTCCTAAAAATCGGTCACGTTCCAGAAGCCGACCGGATCGTCGGTCGAGACGACGAAATTGCAAAATTGGCGAAACGACTCAACGGCGCCGTCCACGGCTATTCTCCAGAAAACGTCATGATCTATGGCAAAACTGGGACGGGAAAGTCGCTCGTCTCAAGACACGTCTCCCAACGCGCCCAAAACGCAGCCGATGACGGTATCGACATCGGGACGGCATACCTCGA
The Halorussus salilacus genome window above contains:
- a CDS encoding methyltransferase — its product is MTDPQWPDGFEFQFEIGRGDETESLSFLTRDGVVSKTEPRQTERALVDVVDVADRSFVVPDANYGLVGVALALSGGADHVTMTETSARAANCCRINAERNGLSNATVELVPWEPDDHRRYDVLVFAPKRYAPTVVNCKRLLRTLTVVSPEGACYVAIPDSVNADPYVDTLEECCTDVRRVETQRECTVYRAVRPAEFDPSDPVEEHEFRATVGEYTCRFLTQPGLFSWQDLDAGTELLLETLSVPDGARVLDLACGYGAVGSFVGARTDCELFASDDDVLASAFARENYLRNGVSPVTVETADCLDGFADQTFDVVVSNPPTHAGKGVTMKLFDGVRNVLDPEGEFWLVYNDVMSYERTLREEFGFDVTIVASRESFSVARGTP
- a CDS encoding type II toxin-antitoxin system VapC family toxin — encoded protein: MITSVDTNALLALLYEDGYADASEDALRSAYQDGKVVIPSIVYAELAADGDFETTSELDQFLEDFSIQLEDPSPAALFRAGEQFQQYTDRRPDGLQCLSCGTKQTVRCEECGCELAPRQHIAADFVIGGHAVADADALISFDDAFYDTYFPSLTVFPE
- a CDS encoding AbrB/MazE/SpoVT family DNA-binding domain-containing protein, which gives rise to MPRVTTKGQVTIPKEIRDALGIEPGDELAFEKTDAGYTIQKQEPTTADGENPFEKYRGSAESEASMPERMRRLRGEYPRDVNDDDDDGDSRAEA